AACTGGTGCTTTCGAAATCTTATGTAGGTTATAGAGGAGCTCTTACTTTGCTTGAAAAGATATACACTACTATAGTTGGAGCTAGTGCATAATTTTAATGTAAATGTAGTTTAAATAAATTTAATAATCATATTTTCAATTTGAGGAGGAACATATATATGAGACAAGTAGCGATTTATGGAAAAGGCGGAATAGGTAAATCCACAACTACACAAAATTTAACAGCAGGTTTATCGGAATTAGGAAAAAATGTTATGGTAGTTGGATGCGATCCTAAAGCTGATTCTACAAGGCTTCTTTTAGGTGGACTTGCACAGAAGACAGTTCTAGATACATTGAGGGAAGAAGGAGAAGATGTAGAATTAGATTATATAATGAAAACAGGATTTGGTGGAATAAAATGTGTTGAATCTGGTGGACCGGAACCAGGTGTGGGATGTGCAGGAAGAGGAATAATTACATCTATAAACATGCTGGAGAGATTAGGAGCATATACTGATGACTTAGACTATGTTTTTTATGATGTATTAGGAGATGTTGTGTGCGGAGGCTTTGCTATGCCTATTCGTGAAGGAAAAGCCAAAGAAATATATATTGTAGCCAGTGGTGAAATGATGGCTCTATATGCTGCAAACAATATATCAAAGGGAATAAAAAAATATGCTAAAAAAGGTGGAGTAAGATTAGGTGGAATTATCTGCAACAGCAGAAATGTAGACAATGAAAAGAAATTACTGGAGACTTTTGCAAAGGAATTAGGCACTCAGTTAATTTATTTTGTTCCAAGGGATAATGTAGTTCAAAAAGCTGAAATTCACAAACAGACAGTAATACAGTTTGATTCTGATGAAGATCAAGCTGCTGAATATAGATCTCTTGCAAAAGCAATAGAAGAAAATGAATTGTTTGTAATTCCAAAACCTATGAGTCAGGAAAGACTTGAAGAAATATTTTTAGAGCATGGGCTTATAGATTAGTGTAAATAAAAGTAATTTTAACATTAATACAGTCAGATACCTAAATACATGTTACTTTGATGTAGAATTAAAGATTGTGGAAGGGTATCTGACCTAATAAATGTGTATTGTCAATTCAATCAAACAAACGGCATATCATCAATATCTAAAGCATAACTTTATTTATTCTTGCTTTACATGAATTGTTTTTCTGGGTGGAATTTCAGAAGGGGGTAATAGTTTTGAGGGTAAATATAAAGTCACCAGAAGTTGAAATTAGAGAGAGAAGACTTGGTTCAATTACGGGATTTTATGGAAGTGCATCTGAACTTTGTAATAAATCAAAATCAGGAAAACTTTGTGATAGAATGCATTCTTTTAGCCAATGCTTAGGATGCAGCTCAGGTAATGCATTGTGTCAGCTGGCTTTAATACTGGATGCTGTGGTTATAAATCATGCTCCACTGGGCTGTTCGGCTGATTTTTCAGATTTTAACTTTATAAATAGAGTAGAAAGATAAGCAAGAAATATTCCAGTTGCAAATGCAAATTTATTAAATACAAACTTAAATGAGGAAGATACTATATATGGCGGAGGACAAAAATTGGAATCCACTATAGAAGAAGCATATTATAGATTTAAACCTAATGCAATATTTATAACAACTTCCTGTGCATCTGGAATTATAGGTGATGATGTAGATACCATAGCCCAGGAAGCTGAGAATAAATTTAATATTCCGGTTGTATATGTTTCATGTGAAGGCTTTAGATCTAAAATTTGGACCACTGGTTTTGATGCAGCATATCATGCAATAATCAGAAAGATAGTAAAACCACCAATTAAAAAAAGAAAAGATACAATAAATGTGATTAATTTTTGGGGTACCGATATTTTTACTGATTTATTTGGAAGGATTGGTTTAATCCCCAATTATATAGTACCATTTTCTACAATAGATCAATTGCAAAAAATATCTGAAGCAGCAGCTACAGTGCAGATTTGTCCCACACTGGGGACTTATTTGGCTGCATCTCTTGAACAGGAATATGGAGTGCCGGAAGTTAAAACTCCACCTGCTTATGGAATAGAGGGAACGGATGCCTGGTTTAGAGAACTTGGCAGGATAACCGGCAAAGAAAAAGAAGTGGAGGAATTAATTAAATCAGAAAAGGAAAGGATATATCCTGAACTTGAAAGGCTGAGAGAAAAATTAAAAGGGAAAAGAGTTTATATTACAGCAGGTGCTGCCCATGGACACAGCATAATGTATATTTTAAGGGATTTGGGCGTTGAAATTGTAGGAGCATCCATATTTCATCATGATCCATGTTATGACAACAGAGATGATAAAGGAAAGAGTTTAGATCACTTAGTTGAAACTTATGGAGATATAAAACATTTTAATGTATGTAATAAACAATCATATGAACTTATAAATTCCCTTAATAGATTAAAACCGGATGTATTTGTGGCACGTCATGGCGGCATGGCTATATGGGGAGCCAAGCTTGGTATACCAACATTTTTGATGGACAATGAACAATTTGGATTAGGGTATCAAGGATTGTTGAATTATGGAAACAAAGTTTTGGATGTACTTGAGACTCCAGAATTCATAAAAAATATTGCTGCACACACTAAACTCGCATATACGGATTGGTGGCTTAATCAAAAACCTGATACTTTTTTGGAGGTAAACAAGCATGAGTAAAATATTGGAACAGCCTAGACATTATTGTACTCTTGGAGCACAACAATCAGTAAATGCAATAAAAGGTGCAATACCAATAATTCATTCAGGACCCGGATGCGGTGTAAAACTCTTTAGAGGGCTTAGTACAAATTCTGGTTATCAAGGTACAGGATATTCTGGAGGAGGAACAATCCCATGCACCAATTCAACTGAAAGAGAAGTTGTATTTGGAGGAGAAACAAGGTTAAGAGAGGTAATAGATGGAACTCTTAAGGTGTTAAAAGGAGAAATTTTTGTAGTTCTTACGGGGTGCACTGCGGATATAGTAGGAGATGATGTGAGTCAAGTAGTAAAAGACTACAAGGATCAGGGAGTACCCATAGTATATGCTGAAACAGGCGGATTCAAAGGTACAAATTTTAAAGGGCATGAGATAGTAATCAAAGCCATAATAGATCAGTTTATAGGGGAAAGAAGTCCCCAAATTAAAAAAGGTCTTGTAAATGTTTGGTCGTCAGTTCCCTACCAAGATAGCTTCTGGTCAGGAAATCTAAACCAGATAAAATATCTTCTAGAGAATATAGGGCTTAAGGTCAACATATTATTTGGGCCAAAATCCAGAGGATTACAAGAGTGGAATTCAATACCAGATGCTCAATTTAATATTGTAGTTTCTCCCTGGGTTGGAATTGAAACAGCAGAATTTTTAAAAGAAAAATATGGTACACCTTATTTGCATTATGCGCTGCCTCCTATAGGTGCTGGGGAAACCAGTAAATTTTTAAGAACAGTTGGAGAGTTTGCTAATTTGGACTTTAGTAGAGTTGAAGATTTTATTAAAAATGAGGAAGATAATTTTTATTATTATTTAGAGAGAGCAGCTGACTTTTTTCTTGAATTTAGGTATAGTATACCAGATAGATTTTTTAATATAACAGATTCTTTTTATGCACTTGGTATAAGTCAGTTTTTATTAAATGAACTGGGCATTCTTCCAGGCGAACAATATATAACAGATGATACACCTAAGAAATATCAAAATGATATAATAAATGAATTTAGTAAAATTTCATCTACTAGAAAATTTGAAGTGTTTTTTGAATTAGATGGAGGAAAGATACATGAAAGGCTTAGAAAGTATAATTTGGGAATGCATATTCCGTTAATTTTAGGAAGTTCATGGGATAGAGACATAACCAGGGAATTAAATGCTTTTGGAATAAATATAACTCTTCCTGTTATGCATAGGCTCATACTAAATGGAGGGTACCTGGGATATAATGGTGGTTTAAGACTTATTGAAGATATATATGGAAACATATTAGAAACATATAAATAAATATAAGTTATAGTTATATTAAATATGCTGACTAGAAAACTAGAGGTTGTATCTTATTGAGATTCAGCCTTTTTATTTTTGTAAAATGAACTAATTAACTTCAAAGTATAACAAATTAGCCGTTTATATGGTGAATGGAAGTGATAATTAATGGAAAAATTAGTAAAACTAGCTACATTTATATTGGCAGTTTCAATTATATTTTCTACATTATTTACAGGATGCGGAAATGGTGAGAATAATACAGATAGTAAAAAAACAATTTTCAATGTTGCATTATCGGGTGATATTAAAGCAGTAGACCCCGCATTTGGGTATGATCGTAACACAAATGCAGTTGTTCTCCAGGTCACTGAAGGTTTATTTTATTATGATGTAAATAATAAAATTGTTCCCAGATTAGCAAAAAGTTACAAGGTTGTTAATCCAACTACTTATGTTTATGAGATTAGAAATGATGTGAATTTTTCGGATGGGACTCCTTTAACTGTTGATGATGTGGTGTTTTCATTAAATAGATATAAGGAGCCTTCTACTGCTTCAGAGGTTGCGTGGATGTTTGCCAATGTCACTTCAATCACAAAAACTGGTGATTGGGAAGTAACTGTGAAGCTTAGCAAGCCGGATGCTCTATGGGAACAGACATTGGCTACTACTGCTGGACATATATATAGTAAAAAATATTATGAGGAGCATAAAAGTAATTTTGGTAAACCAGATGGGGGTATTCTTGGCACAGGACCCTTTGTTTTTAAAAAATGGGTAACAGGCAGCGAAATTGATTTAGAAAGGAATACTAAATATTGGGACAAATCTGCCAACATTGCTATTGATAAAATTGTATATAAAATTATACCAGACAGTACAACGAGAGTTAAAGCTTTAACCTCAGGACAGGTGGACTATTTGAGTAATGCTCCAATTGATCAGCTTGATCAGCTTAAGGCTTCTAAAAATACAAGTATTTCAAAGGTCAATTCCTTTACTATAAATTTTATAGCATTTAATACTGAACGAGAACCTTTTAATGATGTCAATGTAAGAAAAGCAATTTATTATTCTATTGATGCTAATTCTATTGTAAGCAATATATTTAAAAATACAACAATACTGTCTAATTCTTTACCTATAAATGATGCTATAGTTTCTACTGAAAAAGATTTGTGGTCTTCTTATATTAAAAATGCACCTGATTACAAATATAATATTGATAAAGCTAAAGAATATTTGAGTAAATCAAGTGTACCAAATGGTTTTAAATTTACACTTATAGTGAATGATGAACCAGCATATTATTCTAGTGCATTGTTACTTCAACAAGCTTTGAAACAAATTAACATAGATGTAACTGTTCAAAAAGTTACGTGGAGTGAAAACAGTTCATATCAATTTGGCAGCAGATTTGATAAGGATGGAAAAAGAGATTATGATGCATTGTTAACTAGATGGACTGCTGATTTTCCAGATGCGGATGGTAATCTTACTCCGTTATATAAATCAGCTAACAAGGGTAAAGGAGGTTCAAATTCAGCTGCATATACAAATGCAGAAGTTGACAAACTCCTAGATGAACAGTCTTCAGCCACAGATAAGGGGGAAAGGGCTAAACTTCAGCAGCAGATTTTAAATATATTGTCAGATGAGGTTCCGTATGCCATTATTTCTTATCCTCAAACTATCTTTGCCATAAATAAAAATATTAAATATACCTTTGGTGCATCATGGCTTTATAATATCTTCTTTAAGGATTTTGAATTTACAGATAACTAAATGAGGAATTAGCATTAATTTAAGAAGGATAAGGATGAGTGTAATGTTGAGATATATTATGAAACGTTTATTACAATTTATACCCATTATTTTTATAGTTTCTATTATTATATTTGGTATGGTTAGAATACCTAAAATTGATCCAGTTGCTGTTATCGTTGGCGGAGGCCAGGCCAGTCAAGAAGAGATCAACAGCATTAGGGAAAAGTATAATCTTAATAAGCCTATGGTTATACAGTATTATATATGGATTACTGGAGCGTTAAGGGGTAACTTTGGTCTAAGTATTAATTATCAGCAGCCAATAACTTCTTTGATTAAGGAGAGACTTCCGGTTACACTGGGACTTACCTTGTTAGGAACATTATTTTCTATTCTAATGGCAATACCTGTGGGGGTGGTTACTGCTGTTAAAAAAAATACATGGGTGGATCGATTTTTATCAATTATTATTTTAGTTTTGGTATCCTGTCCGGTATATTTGACATGTATATTAATGATATTGGTTATTTCAGCTTTTTTCCCCAGCTTTTCATTTACAGGAACCTTTACAAATTTCAGTGAGTACATTCAACGTATAGTACTTCCAGCCATAGCACTTGCTTTTGGTATGATTGCATTATTGGCACGTGTCACTAGAAGCAGTATGATAGAACAGCTTCAGTCAAATTATATAGTGACAGCTAATGCAAAAGGATTGCCATTTAAAGATGTTATATTCAAGCATGCGTTAAAAAATGCTGCAGTACCTATAATTACTATTTGCAGCATTCAAATTGGTGTAATGATAGTTGGTTCGGTATTAGTTGAAAGAGTGTTTTCTCTTTCGGGTATTGGAAGTTTATTAATAGATGGTATAAACAATAGTGATTATCCTATTGTTCAGGGAGTAACTCTCCTTTTAGTAACTGTTTTTTTGTTATTAAATTTGATTGCTGATATTATTTATGCATTTATAGATCCAAGAATCAGATATAAATAGATTTTGTGGGGAAGGGTTAATTATGGGAATAAAGTATTTTTTAAGGAATAAAAAGAAAAATTATGGAACATTATTTACACCAGCGGTTGTTATATCATTTTTAGTATTAATAGTAATAATTACATCGGCAATATTGGCACCATTAATAGCACCCTATGATCCAAATAAAATAGATTTATCTCTATCACTGCAAAATCCATCTCATTTACATATTTTAGGTACGGATAAAACAGGACGAGATATATTTTCAAGAATGATTTTTGGAGCTCGTACAACATTATTAAGTGCAGTATATGTTGTTTTGATATCTGTAGTAATAGGAATTCCCTGCGGCTTGATCTGCGGGTATTATGGAGGTAAAATTGATGCTTTGATAATGAGAATATGGGATATAATCCTTTCATTTCCATCATTACTTTTAGCATTTATATTTGTTGCAAGTTTTGGCAGGGGAATGGGAAATGCAATTGTTGCCATTGGAATAATATATATTCCAATGATTTCTCGTCTTACTAGATCGCTTACCCTTGTGGAAAAAAATAAAACATATGTAGAGGCGGCACGATCTATTGGATGTTCTAGTAGACGAATACTTTTTGTACATATTCTACCCAATTGTATTCCAACTTTATTAAGTGAGTTAACTCTTGATTTAGGCTATGCCATGCTTGATTTAGCAGCATTGAGTTTTCTTGGATTGGGTGTACAACCTCCAACTTCCGATTGGGGTGCAATGTTGGAAGAGGCAAGGGAATTTATACAAAATAAACCTATGCCTGCTGTTGCACCAGGAATTGCCATAATAATAACAGTAGTTTCCATTAATGTGCTCAGTGATGGAGTACAAATGTATTTGAATCAAAGTCAGAGAAAATTACCTTCATTTAAAGAATTTAGAAAATTAGCAGGTGATAAAAATGGATAATGTTATTTCAATAAAAAATTTAAAAATTGAATTACTTTCTGCAAAAGGAATTATCCATGCCGTAAGGGGGATAAATCTGGATATAAAAAAAGGAGAAATACATGGTTTAGTTGGAGAAAGTGGATGCGGCAAAACAATGACTGCTAAAGCTTTGCTCCGTCTCCATGATGATTCCAGGACTGAATATTCAGGTGAAATACTTTTCAATGATGAAGTAGATATATTAAAGCTTAAGAAAAAGGATATTCAAAAGCTTCGCGGTAATGATATATCCATGGCTTTTCAGGATCCCACCACTTCTCTTAATCCCTTAATAACGGTAGGTGAACAAATATGTGAAATGATGAAGGTTCATGAAAATATGGATGTAAAACGAGCATATGTAAAAACATTATGGCTGCTTGAAAAGGTTGGAATTCATCCTGCAGAAAAACGATTTAAGCAGTATCCATTTGAGTTAAGCGGAGGAATAATTCAGCGTATCATGATTGCAATTGCTATTTCCTGTAACCCAAAATTTCTAATAGCAGATGAAGCTACTACAGCCCTTGATGTAACAATCCAGGCACAAATACTTCAGCTGTTTAAAAATTTGCAGAGGAATTTGGGAATGACTATTATGCTTATTACACACAATTTTGGAGTAGTTGCAGAGGTATGTGACAGGGTATCAGTTATGTATGCAGGTAAAATTGTAGAAACAGGAGATGTAAAAGACATTTTTACATCTCCTGTACATCCATATACAATGGCTCTGATAAATAGTATTCCAAAACCAGGATGTCACAGCAAGCCATTAGAAACAATTCAGGGGAGTCCTCCTGAACTCTTAAAAAAAATAAATGGCTGTGCATATGCACCACGCTGTAAATTTGCCGCAAAAAAGTGTACTGAAGTAATACCCGAAATTATATACAGTAAAAATGGTCACACAGCAGCTTGTCATTTAGAACTATAAATTGGGGAGAGAATTTTATGGCTGAACAAATTATTAAAGCAGAGCATTTAAAAAAATATTATGAAGTAAATGGAACTGGATTCATAAAGAATGATACTGAATACCTGCATGCGGTGGATGATGTATCTTTTGAGATCAATAAAGGTGAAATTTTTGGCATTGTTGGAGAGAGCGGATGTGGCAAATCTACACTTGGACGCTGCATTTTGCGATTGATTGATAGTATCGGAGGTAATATATATTTTAAGGGAAAGGACATAACTCACATAAGTCAGCGTGACTTAAAAAGTCAAAGAAGGTATATGCAGATGGTCTTCCAAAATCCTTATTCATCTTTTAATCCCAAAATGACTATAGGCAAATCTTTACACGAAGTAGGTAAAGTATATAAAATATCAAAAGATGATTCCACAAGAAGAATTAATCAGCTGCTTGAATATATAAGATTATCTGAGGATATGATCAATCATTACCCCAATGAGCTCAGTGGAGGTCAATTACAGAGACTGGCAATAGCGAGAGCACTTTTTTTTCAGCCGGATTTTATTATTGCAGATGAGCCAGTATCTGCGCTGGATGTTTCAGTGCAGGCACAGATTCTCAGTCTTATTTTAGATTTACGTGATAAACTTGGGCTGACCATGATATTTATATCACATGATTTAACAGTAGTAGAATATATTTGTGATGTTATTGCTGTTATGTATTTGGGCACAATTGTTGAAAAATCACCTAAAAAAGATTTATTTAAAAATATCTACCATCCATACACTGAAGCACTTATATCTGATGTACCAAAAAGTGATCCAAAACAGCAAACTTCAAGGATTGTATTAAAAGGAGACCTGCCAAATGCCATTGATATGCCAAAAGGATGCCGCTTTTCCCCTAGATGTCCTAAATTTAAGAAGGGAAAATGTGATGCTGAGGTACCGGCTTTGAGAGAAATATCGGAGGGACATTTTGCTGCCTGTCACTTTGTTTAATTAGAAAATATGATATACTTTAATCATATAAAATTAAGAAATCTATATAATTATTGGAGTTAACAGAGCCATGAATGAAAATTATTTTACTAATGCAGTTGCCATTGCTAAAGATATATGTATAAAGAAGCTGAAAGAAGGAGACATTGCAGTAGATGCCACTATGGGGAATGGAAATGATACTGTATTTTTGGCGGAAATTGTGGGACAATCGGGAAAGGTATATGCTTTTGATATACAACAGGATGCTATTAAAAATACACAAAAAAAGATAGCTTACAAAAATCTTTTTAAATATGTAAAGCTTATAAATGATGGACATGAAAATATGGACAATTATATAAGTGAAAAGGTGAAGCTTGTTATTTTTAACCTTGGGTATTTACCCAAAGGAGAACATTCCATTACAACTAGGGCAGATACTACACTGATAGCACTTAAAAAGGCATTGAATTTAATTGATAAAAATGGAGTAGTAATTTTGGTAGTATATTATGGCCATGAGCAGGGGAAATTTGAAAAAATGTCTTTGGAAAGGTATGTAAAAACATTACACCAAAAGAAATATAATGTGGTTAAAATAAATTTTATCAATCAAATTAATAGCCCACCTATGCTTATTATAATTGAGAAAAGGTAGAGGAATTTCTAGCAGCAAGGAGATGTTTGTAAAAAAATCCTTGCTATTTTAAGTCTTAAATGGTTACGGTGAAAGGAATGAACATTATTGTGAATAAATATGAGAAAAAAATATTTGTGGTAGATGATGAAGTAAAGATTACAGAGGTTATAAAATCCTATCTTGAAAATAGTGGATATGCTGTATATGTGGCATATAATGGTGTGGATGCCATGAATTTATTTAATAAAATAAATCCCGATCTTATAATTTTAGATTTAATGCTTCCTGATATTTGCGGAGAAGATATTTGTGAAATGTTAAGAAAAAGATCAAAGGTTCCTATTATAATGCTTACGGGGAAAACAGATGAAGAAGATATACTTAATGGACTTGATATAGGGGCAGATGATTACATGACAAAACCTTTTAGTCCGAGGCAACTTGTAGCTCGGGTGAAAGCTTTACTTAGAAGAACTGAGGATGAACTTGGAGAAAAGAATTCTTTGTTTTCACTTAATGATAATGATTTAATAATTAATGATTTAAATTATGAAGTTAAAAAAGCAGGTAATATAGTTAACCTCACACCTATTGAATACAATATATTAATAACTATGATTAGATATCCTGGAAAAATTTTTACTAGGGAAGAGTTAATCATTGTTACATTGGGACAGAATTTTAAAGGCTATGATAGAACTATTGATTCTCATATAAAAAATTTAAGATACAAAATAGAAGATAATCCTAAAGAACCAGAGTATATTGTAACTATGAGAGGCATAGGTTATAAATTTGGAAGTGTTTAGGAGGCATTTTATATGAGAGATAGTTTAAGAAGTAGATTGACCCTATCCTACATACTTATTTCTCTTGTATGTATATTGACTATAAGTATTCTCACAAATGTATTTCTTGAAAAACAATTTAGGGAATACACTATTCGTAACCAGGAACGTAAAAATGAAGAAATAGCTGACTTGATAGGCAAGCAATACGGTAATAATGGAGTATGGAATTATACTGCTATTGAGAATATGGGAGTTAATGTTATTGAACAGGGAATGATTATAAGAGTAATAGATAATTATGGCAGGGTAGTATGGGATGCAGCTGTCCATAACAATGGGCTATGTAAGCAGATGCTAGATAACATGGTTAACAAAATGAGCAGACATTATAATAATTGGGATGGAAAATACCGGGTTAAGGAATATTCAATTTATCATAATAAAAATAAAATAGGAAATGTAGTAGTAGGTTATTATGGCCCATTTTACTATAATGATAATGATTTTGCTTTTATTCATGCACTAAATAAGTTCCTTATAGGTACTGGTGTATTTTCTCTATTTTTTGCACTAATATTAGGGGGATTTATGGCTAAATGGTTAAGCAATCCTATTGATGTTGCACATGAATTGAGAACTCCCCTTGCAACCATTCAGAGTTATATAGAAGCAATGATAGATGGCATATGGAAGCCAGATAGGGAAAGATTAATGAGCTGTCATGAAGAAATAATGCGGATAACTAGATTGGTTGGAAGAAGAGAAGATATGGTAAAAATAAGTGTAAAAGATACGGGAATTGGAATTTCTCCAGAGGATTTGCCCTTTGTTTTTGAAAGATTTTATCGTGCTGATAAATCCAGAAATAAATTAACAGGTGGTTCTGGAATAGGATTAACAATAGCTAAAACTATTGTAGATTTACATAAAGGTAGAATAACAGTACAGAATA
This window of the Clostridium kluyveri DSM 555 genome carries:
- the nifH gene encoding nitrogenase iron protein, producing the protein MRQVAIYGKGGIGKSTTTQNLTAGLSELGKNVMVVGCDPKADSTRLLLGGLAQKTVLDTLREEGEDVELDYIMKTGFGGIKCVESGGPEPGVGCAGRGIITSINMLERLGAYTDDLDYVFYDVLGDVVCGGFAMPIREGKAKEIYIVASGEMMALYAANNISKGIKKYAKKGGVRLGGIICNSRNVDNEKKLLETFAKELGTQLIYFVPRDNVVQKAEIHKQTVIQFDSDEDQAAEYRSLAKAIEENELFVIPKPMSQERLEEIFLEHGLID
- a CDS encoding nitrogenase component 1: MSKILEQPRHYCTLGAQQSVNAIKGAIPIIHSGPGCGVKLFRGLSTNSGYQGTGYSGGGTIPCTNSTEREVVFGGETRLREVIDGTLKVLKGEIFVVLTGCTADIVGDDVSQVVKDYKDQGVPIVYAETGGFKGTNFKGHEIVIKAIIDQFIGERSPQIKKGLVNVWSSVPYQDSFWSGNLNQIKYLLENIGLKVNILFGPKSRGLQEWNSIPDAQFNIVVSPWVGIETAEFLKEKYGTPYLHYALPPIGAGETSKFLRTVGEFANLDFSRVEDFIKNEEDNFYYYLERAADFFLEFRYSIPDRFFNITDSFYALGISQFLLNELGILPGEQYITDDTPKKYQNDIINEFSKISSTRKFEVFFELDGGKIHERLRKYNLGMHIPLILGSSWDRDITRELNAFGINITLPVMHRLILNGGYLGYNGGLRLIEDIYGNILETYK
- a CDS encoding ABC transporter substrate-binding protein; protein product: MEKLVKLATFILAVSIIFSTLFTGCGNGENNTDSKKTIFNVALSGDIKAVDPAFGYDRNTNAVVLQVTEGLFYYDVNNKIVPRLAKSYKVVNPTTYVYEIRNDVNFSDGTPLTVDDVVFSLNRYKEPSTASEVAWMFANVTSITKTGDWEVTVKLSKPDALWEQTLATTAGHIYSKKYYEEHKSNFGKPDGGILGTGPFVFKKWVTGSEIDLERNTKYWDKSANIAIDKIVYKIIPDSTTRVKALTSGQVDYLSNAPIDQLDQLKASKNTSISKVNSFTINFIAFNTEREPFNDVNVRKAIYYSIDANSIVSNIFKNTTILSNSLPINDAIVSTEKDLWSSYIKNAPDYKYNIDKAKEYLSKSSVPNGFKFTLIVNDEPAYYSSALLLQQALKQINIDVTVQKVTWSENSSYQFGSRFDKDGKRDYDALLTRWTADFPDADGNLTPLYKSANKGKGGSNSAAYTNAEVDKLLDEQSSATDKGERAKLQQQILNILSDEVPYAIISYPQTIFAINKNIKYTFGASWLYNIFFKDFEFTDN
- a CDS encoding ABC transporter permease: MLRYIMKRLLQFIPIIFIVSIIIFGMVRIPKIDPVAVIVGGGQASQEEINSIREKYNLNKPMVIQYYIWITGALRGNFGLSINYQQPITSLIKERLPVTLGLTLLGTLFSILMAIPVGVVTAVKKNTWVDRFLSIIILVLVSCPVYLTCILMILVISAFFPSFSFTGTFTNFSEYIQRIVLPAIALAFGMIALLARVTRSSMIEQLQSNYIVTANAKGLPFKDVIFKHALKNAAVPIITICSIQIGVMIVGSVLVERVFSLSGIGSLLIDGINNSDYPIVQGVTLLLVTVFLLLNLIADIIYAFIDPRIRYK
- a CDS encoding ABC transporter permease encodes the protein MGIKYFLRNKKKNYGTLFTPAVVISFLVLIVIITSAILAPLIAPYDPNKIDLSLSLQNPSHLHILGTDKTGRDIFSRMIFGARTTLLSAVYVVLISVVIGIPCGLICGYYGGKIDALIMRIWDIILSFPSLLLAFIFVASFGRGMGNAIVAIGIIYIPMISRLTRSLTLVEKNKTYVEAARSIGCSSRRILFVHILPNCIPTLLSELTLDLGYAMLDLAALSFLGLGVQPPTSDWGAMLEEAREFIQNKPMPAVAPGIAIIITVVSINVLSDGVQMYLNQSQRKLPSFKEFRKLAGDKNG
- a CDS encoding ABC transporter ATP-binding protein, whose amino-acid sequence is MDNVISIKNLKIELLSAKGIIHAVRGINLDIKKGEIHGLVGESGCGKTMTAKALLRLHDDSRTEYSGEILFNDEVDILKLKKKDIQKLRGNDISMAFQDPTTSLNPLITVGEQICEMMKVHENMDVKRAYVKTLWLLEKVGIHPAEKRFKQYPFELSGGIIQRIMIAIAISCNPKFLIADEATTALDVTIQAQILQLFKNLQRNLGMTIMLITHNFGVVAEVCDRVSVMYAGKIVETGDVKDIFTSPVHPYTMALINSIPKPGCHSKPLETIQGSPPELLKKINGCAYAPRCKFAAKKCTEVIPEIIYSKNGHTAACHLEL
- a CDS encoding ABC transporter ATP-binding protein → MAEQIIKAEHLKKYYEVNGTGFIKNDTEYLHAVDDVSFEINKGEIFGIVGESGCGKSTLGRCILRLIDSIGGNIYFKGKDITHISQRDLKSQRRYMQMVFQNPYSSFNPKMTIGKSLHEVGKVYKISKDDSTRRINQLLEYIRLSEDMINHYPNELSGGQLQRLAIARALFFQPDFIIADEPVSALDVSVQAQILSLILDLRDKLGLTMIFISHDLTVVEYICDVIAVMYLGTIVEKSPKKDLFKNIYHPYTEALISDVPKSDPKQQTSRIVLKGDLPNAIDMPKGCRFSPRCPKFKKGKCDAEVPALREISEGHFAACHFV
- a CDS encoding class I SAM-dependent methyltransferase encodes the protein MNENYFTNAVAIAKDICIKKLKEGDIAVDATMGNGNDTVFLAEIVGQSGKVYAFDIQQDAIKNTQKKIAYKNLFKYVKLINDGHENMDNYISEKVKLVIFNLGYLPKGEHSITTRADTTLIALKKALNLIDKNGVVILVVYYGHEQGKFEKMSLERYVKTLHQKKYNVVKINFINQINSPPMLIIIEKR
- a CDS encoding response regulator transcription factor, translated to MNIIVNKYEKKIFVVDDEVKITEVIKSYLENSGYAVYVAYNGVDAMNLFNKINPDLIILDLMLPDICGEDICEMLRKRSKVPIIMLTGKTDEEDILNGLDIGADDYMTKPFSPRQLVARVKALLRRTEDELGEKNSLFSLNDNDLIINDLNYEVKKAGNIVNLTPIEYNILITMIRYPGKIFTREELIIVTLGQNFKGYDRTIDSHIKNLRYKIEDNPKEPEYIVTMRGIGYKFGSV
- a CDS encoding sensor histidine kinase, with product MRDSLRSRLTLSYILISLVCILTISILTNVFLEKQFREYTIRNQERKNEEIADLIGKQYGNNGVWNYTAIENMGVNVIEQGMIIRVIDNYGRVVWDAAVHNNGLCKQMLDNMVNKMSRHYNNWDGKYRVKEYSIYHNKNKIGNVVVGYYGPFYYNDNDFAFIHALNKFLIGTGVFSLFFALILGGFMAKWLSNPIDVAHELRTPLATIQSYIEAMIDGIWKPDRERLMSCHEEIMRITRLVGRREDMVKISVKDTGIGISPEDLPFVFERFYRADKSRNKLTGGSGIGLTIAKTIVDLHKGRITVQNNFDKGTEFIVLLPKASSNK